GGCAATTGGTGCCGGTACGAATGCTGCGGGAAATGGCAACCGCGTTTTCCGGGCTCTCGCCCTGGTTGTTCGAAGAAAGTTATCAGGCCGTCGGTGATCTGGCGGAAACCATTTCACTGGTGCTGCCCGAAACGCTCCACACCTCTACCGACGGGCTGGCGGTGTGGATCGAAAACAAACTGCTGCCGCTGCGTAACGCCGCCCCGCAGACCCTCGCCGAATGCTTGCCGGCCCTGTGGGCGCAACTGGATCGCCAGAGTCTGATGCTGTGCATCAAATTGATCACTGGCAGTTTCCGTGTCGGAGTTTCGAAATTGCTGGTCACCCGCGCCTTGGCGGCCATGGCCGGGCTCGACAGCAAACGCGTGGCCCAGCGGCTGGTGGGTTACACCGATCTGTCTAACCGCCCAAGCGCCGCCAGTTACCTGAAGCTGATCGCTCCCGAATCACCCAATGAGCATGCCCAACGGGGTGGCCAACCGTACCCGTTTTTCCTCGCCCATGCGTTGTCGCACCCGGTCGAGCAGTTTGAAGCCCTGCTCGGAGCGGCCAGTCAGTGGCAAGTGGAATGGAAGTGGGACGGCATCCGCGCTCAAGTGGTCAAGCGCGAGGGGCGCTTGTGGATCTGGTCACGAGGTGAAGAGCTGGTAAGCGAACGCTTCCCCGAATTGGACAGCCTGGTTCACGGTTTGCCCGATGGCACGGTGATCGACGGTGAAATCGTCGCCTGGAAAGCTGCACAACCGGGCATCAACGACACCTTCGACCCGCAATCGCCATCGTCACCCGCCGTACAACCCTTCGCCCTGTTGCAACAGCGGATCGGCCGTAGAACGCTGAGCAAGAAAATCCTCGATGAAGTGCCCGTGGTCATCCTGGCCTATGACCTGCTGGAGTGGCAGGGTGAGGATTGGCGTAACCAGACTCAGGCCACGCGCCGCACTCAGCTGGAGCAACTCATCCTCACCTGCGCAAACCCAGTGTTACTGAGCTCGCCCGTGCTGACCGGTGAAGACTGGTTTGACCTCGCCCGCCAACGAGAAGCCTCCCGCAGACTGGGCGTCGAAGGCATGATGCTCAAGGCCCGCGATGCGCTGTATGGCGTCGGGCGGACCAAGGACATGGGCGTGTGGTGGAAATGGAAAGTCGACCCGTTCAGCGTCGATGCGGTGCTGATCTATGCCCAGCAGGGCCATGGGCGCCGGGCCAGTCTCTACACTGATTACACCTTCGCTGTGTGGGACGGCCCACCCTCTGCCCGCGAGCGAACACTGGTGCCTTTCGCCAAGGCTTACTCCGGGTTGACTGACGAAGAAATACGGCAGGTCGACAGCATCGTACGCAAGACCACTGTGGAAAAATTCGGACCGGTGAGTAGTGTGAAGCCGACCCTGGTGTTTGAACTGGGGTTCGAGGGCATTGCCCTGTCGAAGCGGCACAAGAGCGGGATTGCGGTGCGGTTTCCGAGGATGCTGCGTTGGCGGCAGGACAAGTCGGTGGAGGACGCTGACAGCTTGGCGACGTTGCAGGATTTGCTCGCCTGATCCGATTCCTGTGGCTAATGCCAGTAAGTTAAGGCGCAGAACCTGTGGGAGCGTGGCTTGCCCGCGAAGAACGATAACGCGAAATACCTGAAAAACCGCGGGGCATTCTTCGCGGGCAAGCCACGCTCCCACAGGATTTTCGTCGCATTAGGGCAAGCTTCCTCACCACACTGCGCACCATCCAGGCGCGGGAATCTGACGATGCCCATTTTCGTGCACAGATCGCGCTTTGCCACTTCTTGTATTACCTTTTAAACGCTTGTTCGGGACTCTGGTTCGGAAATTGCTACTTTGAATAGGTCTGACGCTTTCCAGTAACAGTACTTCTGCGCCACAAGCGCTCATATTGGTTCTTAGGGATTGAATAATGAAAAAAGCATTGCTGACCCTTTCTGCACTGGCGTTGTGCATGGCTGCCGGCTCCGCGCTGGCCAAGGAATACAAAGAATTGCGTTTTGGCGTTGACCCTTCTTACGCGCCGTTCGAATCCAAAGCAGCCGACGGCAGCCTGGTAGGCTTCGACATCGATCTGGGCAATGCGATCTGCGCCGAGCTGAAGGTCAAGTGCAAATGGGTCGAAAGCGATTTCGACGGCATGATTCCGGGCCTCAAGGCCAATAAATTCGACGGTGTGATCTCTTCGATGACCGTCACCCCGGCCCGCGAAAAAGTCATCGACTTCTCCGACGAGCTGTTCTCCGGCCCAACCGCTTATGTGTTCAAGAAAGGTTCCGGTCTGAGCGAAGATGTTGCGTCGCTGAAGGGCAAAACCGTCGGCTACGAGCAAGGCACCATCCAGGAAGCCTACGCCAAGGCCGTGCTGGACAAGGCGGGCGTGAAAACCCAGGCCTATCAGAACCAGGATCAGGTGTATTCCGACCTGACTTCCGGCCGTCTCGACGCGGCAATCCAGGACATGCTGCAAGCCGAACTGGGCTTCTTGAAGTCGCCAAAAGGCGAAGGCTACGAAGTCAGCAAGCCGGTCGACAGTGAATTGCTGCCGTCGAAAACAGCTATCGGTATCTCTAAAGGTAACAAAGACCTCAAAGAGCTTTTGAATAAAGGTATCAAAGCGTTACACGACGATGGCACCTACGCCACCATTCAGAAGAAACACTTTGGCGATCTGAATCTGTACAGCGGCAAATAATGCCCGGCGCCCATCTCGCGATGGGCGCTTTTTTCACCCGATCAGGTTGCTGATTTATGTTTGAAAACCTATTACAAAATCTGGGGCTCTCAGCCTTCAGCCTCCAGGGCTTCGGTCCGTTGCTGATGGAAGGCACCTGGATGACCATCAAATTATCGGTGTTGTCGCTGCTGGTGGCTGTGTTGCTCGGCCTGCTGGGCGCCAGTGCCAAGCTGTCAAAAGTCAAACTGCTGCGGATATTGGCCCAGTGCTATACCACACTGATTCGCGGGGTGCCCGACCTGGTGCTGATGCTGCTGATCTTCTACAGCCTGCAAACCTGGCTGACCTCGTTTACCGATTTCATGGAATGGGAATACATCGAGATCAACCCGTTCAGCGCCGGGGTCATTACCCTGGGCTTCATTTATGGCGCCTACTTCACCGAAACGTTCCGCGGGGCGATTCTCGCCGTGCCACGGGGTCAGGTCGAAGCCGCTATCGCCTACGGCCTCAAACGTGGCCAGCGGTTCTGGATCGTGGTGTTCCCGCAAATGATGCGCTTCGCCCTGCCGGGCATCGGTAACAACTGGATGGTGATGCTCAAGGCCACTGCGCTGGTCTCGATCATCGGCCTCGCCGACCTGGTCAAGGCCGCGCAGGACGCCGGTAAAAGTACTTATCAACTGTTCTACTTCCTGGTGCTGGCCGCATTGATTTACCTGGTGATCACCAGTGCCTCCAACGTCGTCCTGCGCTGGCTCGAACGCCGCTACGCCGCCGGTTCCCGGGAGGCCGTACGATGATCGAACTCTTGCAGGAATATTGGAGACCCTTCCTTTATACCGACGGCTACAACATCACTGGCCTGGCCATGACCATGTGGCTGCTCAGCGCGTCGATCTTCATCGGTTTTGTGGTGTCGATCCCGCTGTCCATCGCCAGGGTTTCGCCCAAGGTCTACATCCGCTGGCCGGTGCAGTTTTACACCTACCTGTTCCGGGGCACGCCGCTGTATATCCAGCTGCTGATTTGCTACACCGGCATCTACAGCCTGGCGGCCGTGCGTGCCCAGCCAGTCCTCGATGCGTTCTTTCGCGATGCGATGAACTGCACGATCCTGGCCTTCGCCCTGAACACCTGCGCCTACACCACGGAGATCTTCGCCGGGGCGATTCGCAGCATGGCGCACGGTGAAGTCGAAGCCGCCAAGGCTTACGGTCTGTCAGGCTGGAAGCTCTACGCCTACGTGATCATGCCGTCGGCCCTGCGTCGCTCGTTGCCTTATTACAGCAACGAAGTGATTCTGATGCTGCACTCGACCACCGTAGCGTTTACCGCGACCATCCCGGATGTATTGAAAGTCGCTCGCGACGCGAACTCTGCGACCTTCCTGACATTCCAGTCGTTCGGCATCGCCGCGCTGATCTACCTGACCGTTACCTTTGCGCTGGTCGGCCTGTTCCGCCTCGCCGAACGCCGATGGCTGGCCTTCCTCGGGCCGACTCATTAGGACAACTCGTACATGCGCCACCAGATTCATGACCTGCTGGCCCCGCTGCCGGGGACCGTGCGACAGATTCACAGCTTCCACTTCGGCTCGCCGTCGGCCAAAGGCAAGATTTACATCCAGTCCTCCCTGCATGCCGACGAATTGCCCGGCATGTTGGTAGCCTGGCACCTCAAGCAACGTCTGGCGGAGCTGGAAGCCGTCGGCCGGCTGCGCAGTGAAATCGTGCTGGTGCCCGTGGCCAACCCGGTCGGCCTGGAACAAGTGTTGATGGACGTTCCACTGGGCCGCTACGAGCTGGAAAGCGGGCAGAACTTCAATCGCTGGTTCGTCGACTTGAGTGAAGAAGTCGGCTACGAGATCGAAGGCCTGCTCGGCGACGATCCGCAACGCAACCTCGAACTGATCCGCGACAGCCTGCGCAAGGCTTTGGCGCGGCAGACCGCAGGCACTCAACTGCAATCCCAGCGCCTGACCCTGCAACGGCTGGCCTGCGATGCAGACATGGTGCTGGACCTGCATTGCGATTTCGAAGCCGTGGCGCACCTTTACACCACGCCCGAGGCTTGGCCGCAGGTCGAGCCGCTGGCGCGCTACATTGGTTCCGAAGCCAGCCTGCTGGCCACCGACTCTGGCGGCCAGTCGTTCGATGAATGCTTCACCCTGCTGTGGTGGCAGTTGAAAGAGCGCTTCGGCGAGCAGTTCGAGATTCCGCTGGGCAGTTTTTCAGTCACCGTCGAATTGCGCGGCCAGGGTGACGTCAATCACCCATTGGCCAGCCTCGACTGCCAGGCGCTGATCGATTATCTGATTCATTTCGGCGCAATTGTCGGTGAGCCGGCGCCATTACCGGATCTGCCCTACCCGGCCACACCGCTGGCCGGCGTCGAACCGGTGGCGACACCGGTGGGCGGGCTGCTGGTGTTCACGGCCCTGCCCGGGGAATACCTGGAGGCCGGGCAACTGATCGCCGAAATCATCGACCCGATCAATGATCGTGTCACCCCTGTTCATTGCACCGCCGCCGGGCTGATGTACGCCCGTTCGCTGCGGCGCATGGCAACTGCCGGTATGGTGATCGCCCACGTCGCGGGCACCGAAGCCTATCGCAGCGGCTACCTACTTTCGCCTTGAGGACGCATGCCCCATGTACAAACTGACCATTGAAGGCCTGCATAAAAGCTATGGCGATCATCAGGTGCTCAAAGGCGTTTCGCTCAAGGCCAAAACCGGCGACGTCATCAGCCTGATCGGCGCCAGCGGCTCGGGCAAAAGCACCTTTTTGCGCTGCATCAACTTTCTCGAACAACCCAACGACGGCGCCATGAGCCTGGACGGCCAGAACATCCGCATGATCAAGGATCGCCACGGCATGCACGTGGCCGACGCCGATGAGCTGCAACGGATCCGCACCCGCTTGGCCATGGTGTTCCAGCACTTCAACCTGTGGAGCCACATGACGGTGCTGGAAAACATCACCATGGCCCCGCGCCGGGTACTCGGTTGCAGCAAGAAAGAGGCCGAAGACCGTGCCCGACGTTACCTCGACAAGG
This genomic stretch from Pseudomonas wuhanensis harbors:
- a CDS encoding ATP-dependent DNA ligase, with protein sequence MKAFADLYAELDATTSSNAKLTAMQNYFAQAAPEDAAWAVYFLSGGRPRQLVPVRMLREMATAFSGLSPWLFEESYQAVGDLAETISLVLPETLHTSTDGLAVWIENKLLPLRNAAPQTLAECLPALWAQLDRQSLMLCIKLITGSFRVGVSKLLVTRALAAMAGLDSKRVAQRLVGYTDLSNRPSAASYLKLIAPESPNEHAQRGGQPYPFFLAHALSHPVEQFEALLGAASQWQVEWKWDGIRAQVVKREGRLWIWSRGEELVSERFPELDSLVHGLPDGTVIDGEIVAWKAAQPGINDTFDPQSPSSPAVQPFALLQQRIGRRTLSKKILDEVPVVILAYDLLEWQGEDWRNQTQATRRTQLEQLILTCANPVLLSSPVLTGEDWFDLARQREASRRLGVEGMMLKARDALYGVGRTKDMGVWWKWKVDPFSVDAVLIYAQQGHGRRASLYTDYTFAVWDGPPSARERTLVPFAKAYSGLTDEEIRQVDSIVRKTTVEKFGPVSSVKPTLVFELGFEGIALSKRHKSGIAVRFPRMLRWRQDKSVEDADSLATLQDLLA
- a CDS encoding transporter substrate-binding domain-containing protein, whose translation is MKKALLTLSALALCMAAGSALAKEYKELRFGVDPSYAPFESKAADGSLVGFDIDLGNAICAELKVKCKWVESDFDGMIPGLKANKFDGVISSMTVTPAREKVIDFSDELFSGPTAYVFKKGSGLSEDVASLKGKTVGYEQGTIQEAYAKAVLDKAGVKTQAYQNQDQVYSDLTSGRLDAAIQDMLQAELGFLKSPKGEGYEVSKPVDSELLPSKTAIGISKGNKDLKELLNKGIKALHDDGTYATIQKKHFGDLNLYSGK
- a CDS encoding ABC transporter permease, whose protein sequence is MFENLLQNLGLSAFSLQGFGPLLMEGTWMTIKLSVLSLLVAVLLGLLGASAKLSKVKLLRILAQCYTTLIRGVPDLVLMLLIFYSLQTWLTSFTDFMEWEYIEINPFSAGVITLGFIYGAYFTETFRGAILAVPRGQVEAAIAYGLKRGQRFWIVVFPQMMRFALPGIGNNWMVMLKATALVSIIGLADLVKAAQDAGKSTYQLFYFLVLAALIYLVITSASNVVLRWLERRYAAGSREAVR
- a CDS encoding ABC transporter permease; the protein is MIELLQEYWRPFLYTDGYNITGLAMTMWLLSASIFIGFVVSIPLSIARVSPKVYIRWPVQFYTYLFRGTPLYIQLLICYTGIYSLAAVRAQPVLDAFFRDAMNCTILAFALNTCAYTTEIFAGAIRSMAHGEVEAAKAYGLSGWKLYAYVIMPSALRRSLPYYSNEVILMLHSTTVAFTATIPDVLKVARDANSATFLTFQSFGIAALIYLTVTFALVGLFRLAERRWLAFLGPTH
- a CDS encoding succinylglutamate desuccinylase/aspartoacylase family protein; its protein translation is MRHQIHDLLAPLPGTVRQIHSFHFGSPSAKGKIYIQSSLHADELPGMLVAWHLKQRLAELEAVGRLRSEIVLVPVANPVGLEQVLMDVPLGRYELESGQNFNRWFVDLSEEVGYEIEGLLGDDPQRNLELIRDSLRKALARQTAGTQLQSQRLTLQRLACDADMVLDLHCDFEAVAHLYTTPEAWPQVEPLARYIGSEASLLATDSGGQSFDECFTLLWWQLKERFGEQFEIPLGSFSVTVELRGQGDVNHPLASLDCQALIDYLIHFGAIVGEPAPLPDLPYPATPLAGVEPVATPVGGLLVFTALPGEYLEAGQLIAEIIDPINDRVTPVHCTAAGLMYARSLRRMATAGMVIAHVAGTEAYRSGYLLSP
- a CDS encoding ABC transporter ATP-binding protein is translated as MYKLTIEGLHKSYGDHQVLKGVSLKAKTGDVISLIGASGSGKSTFLRCINFLEQPNDGAMSLDGQNIRMIKDRHGMHVADADELQRIRTRLAMVFQHFNLWSHMTVLENITMAPRRVLGCSKKEAEDRARRYLDKVGLAPRVADQYPAFLSGGQQQRVAIARALAMEPEVMLFDEPTSALDPELVGEVLKVIQGLAEEGRTMIMVTHEMSFARKVSSQVLFLHQGLVEEEGAPEDVLGNPKSERLKQFLSGNLK